The proteins below are encoded in one region of Tomitella fengzijianii:
- a CDS encoding YVTN family beta-propeller repeat protein — MRKGNRLIGTLGGRPTARAGIAVAVLALVAAGCSSSDAVEPASTPTPDQAAQATGDAQAPATTGEAAPPADPDALPGMPPVTDPHNIYSNAGADMLSETAAQAKPLVYVPHNDSSDVWVIDQNTFEVVGKYQLSGELQHVVPSYDMKTLYAIDDTGNHATPFDPNTGEPGATFPVIDPYNMYFTPDGASAISVAEARKELVWYDPHTWEVQDVTPTPECSGIDHADFSADGRTALFTCEFAGRVAVVDVQSHQLERVIDMPTRNTHMGPQDIKLAPDASEYFVADCDADGVWVIDGAATRVDRFIPTGQCAHGIYLSRDAERMFVTNRGEGSVSVLDAYTGEPITKWHIPGGGSPDMGGLNADGTQLWLSGRYDDAVYVLDTADGHLIKKIPVGDGPHGLAVWPQPGRYSLGHTGITR; from the coding sequence ATGCGCAAGGGCAACCGACTGATCGGCACGCTCGGCGGCAGGCCGACCGCCCGGGCCGGCATCGCCGTCGCGGTCCTCGCCCTCGTCGCGGCCGGCTGCTCGAGCAGCGACGCCGTCGAGCCTGCGTCCACGCCGACGCCGGACCAGGCGGCCCAGGCCACAGGGGACGCGCAGGCGCCGGCAACCACCGGCGAAGCGGCTCCTCCCGCGGATCCGGACGCGCTGCCCGGCATGCCGCCCGTGACCGACCCGCACAACATCTACTCGAATGCGGGCGCCGACATGCTCTCGGAGACGGCCGCGCAGGCGAAACCGCTGGTGTATGTGCCGCACAACGACAGCAGCGACGTGTGGGTGATCGACCAGAACACCTTCGAGGTGGTCGGGAAGTACCAGCTCAGCGGGGAGTTGCAGCATGTGGTGCCGTCGTACGACATGAAGACGCTCTACGCCATCGACGACACCGGCAATCACGCGACGCCCTTCGACCCGAACACGGGCGAGCCGGGCGCGACGTTCCCCGTGATCGACCCGTACAACATGTACTTCACGCCGGACGGGGCGTCCGCGATCTCCGTGGCGGAGGCCCGCAAGGAACTGGTCTGGTACGACCCGCACACCTGGGAGGTCCAGGACGTCACGCCCACGCCGGAGTGCAGCGGCATCGACCACGCCGACTTCTCCGCCGACGGCAGGACCGCCCTGTTCACCTGCGAGTTCGCCGGGCGCGTCGCGGTGGTCGACGTGCAGAGCCATCAGCTGGAGCGCGTCATCGACATGCCCACCCGCAACACGCACATGGGCCCGCAGGACATCAAGCTGGCGCCGGACGCGTCCGAGTACTTCGTGGCCGACTGCGACGCGGACGGCGTCTGGGTGATCGACGGCGCCGCCACCCGGGTCGACCGGTTCATCCCGACCGGCCAGTGCGCGCACGGCATCTACCTCTCACGCGACGCCGAGCGCATGTTCGTCACCAACCGCGGCGAGGGCAGCGTGAGCGTGCTCGACGCCTACACCGGCGAGCCCATCACCAAGTGGCACATCCCCGGCGGCGGCAGCCCGGACATGGGCGGGCTCAACGCCGACGGCACGCAGCTGTGGCTCTCCGGGCGCTACGACGACGCGGTGTACGTGCTCGACACCGCGGACGGGCACCTGATCAAGAAGATCCCCGTGGGCGACGGGCCGCACGGGCTCGCGGTGTGGCCGCAGCCGGGCCGTTACAGCCTGGGGCACACCGGAATCACGCGTTGA
- a CDS encoding polysaccharide deacetylase family protein, whose amino-acid sequence MLERRLTRRSLLGIGLGSAAVVATGCSAADGTTAATSSTTSPAASAAAETTTAADPSTTPTWAPGSPARAIVRGSGSRPQVALTFHGTGPLAITRRVTDILADHGAHATVFAIGRWLASEPDAARIILDGGHELGNHTWSHPPLSTYGPDAMYEEIVRCRDEIHRLTGGPGAFFRQSDGQYATDEECVQAGRAGYARILNYDIDSTDWKGTSTGTIRAAVARATAGSVISLHLGRSSTVAALPLVLDDLARRGLTGVTGTELLR is encoded by the coding sequence ATGCTGGAGCGCCGCCTGACACGGCGGTCGCTCCTGGGCATCGGTCTGGGCTCCGCCGCCGTGGTGGCGACAGGATGCTCGGCGGCCGACGGAACCACGGCGGCCACCTCCTCCACGACCTCCCCGGCCGCGTCGGCCGCCGCGGAAACCACCACGGCCGCAGACCCTTCCACCACCCCCACGTGGGCCCCCGGTTCTCCGGCGCGCGCCATCGTGCGCGGCTCCGGCTCCAGGCCTCAGGTGGCGCTCACGTTCCACGGGACCGGCCCCCTCGCGATCACCCGCCGCGTCACCGACATCCTCGCCGACCACGGCGCACACGCCACCGTCTTCGCCATCGGCCGATGGCTCGCGTCGGAGCCCGATGCCGCCCGGATCATCCTCGATGGAGGCCACGAACTGGGCAATCACACCTGGAGCCACCCGCCGCTGTCCACCTACGGCCCCGATGCGATGTACGAGGAGATCGTGCGCTGCCGCGACGAGATCCACCGCCTCACCGGCGGGCCCGGCGCGTTCTTCCGTCAGTCCGACGGCCAGTACGCCACCGACGAGGAGTGCGTGCAGGCCGGGCGCGCGGGGTACGCCCGGATCCTCAACTACGACATCGACTCGACCGACTGGAAGGGCACCTCCACCGGCACCATCCGCGCCGCCGTCGCGCGCGCCACCGCCGGCAGCGTCATCAGCCTCCACCTGGGTCGCAGCAGCACGGTGGCCGCGCTGCCCCTGGTGCTCGACGACCTGGCGCGGCGCGGCCTCACCGGGGTGACGGGCACCGAACTGCTGCGCTGA
- a CDS encoding SDR family NAD(P)-dependent oxidoreductase produces MDIAGTSAIVTGGASGLGAATAKLLADRGATVFGIDLQGSIDRADADVPAGVTLVPADVTDEGQVTEAVEQAADSGAPLRIVVNCAGVGWAGRILSKTGPHDLELFRTVITVNLLGTFNVMRLAADAIAGTEPVDESGQRGVVINTASVAAFEGQIGQIAYSASKGGVAGMTVPAARDLAQQGIRVNTIAPGIVDTPMLAGVAEEFRAGLAEGVPFPKRLARPDEYAQLAGMIVEHDYLNGETIRLDGALRMAPR; encoded by the coding sequence ATGGACATCGCAGGAACCTCCGCCATCGTCACCGGCGGCGCATCGGGGCTCGGCGCCGCCACCGCGAAACTACTGGCGGACAGGGGGGCGACGGTCTTCGGCATCGACCTGCAAGGTTCGATCGACCGCGCCGACGCGGACGTTCCCGCCGGCGTCACGCTGGTCCCGGCCGACGTCACCGACGAGGGCCAGGTCACGGAGGCGGTGGAGCAGGCGGCAGACTCCGGCGCGCCGCTGCGCATCGTCGTCAACTGCGCCGGGGTCGGATGGGCCGGGCGCATCCTGTCCAAAACCGGGCCCCACGACCTCGAGCTGTTCCGCACGGTGATCACGGTCAACCTGCTGGGCACTTTCAACGTCATGCGCCTCGCCGCCGACGCCATCGCCGGGACCGAGCCCGTGGACGAGTCCGGACAGCGCGGTGTGGTCATCAACACGGCGTCCGTCGCCGCGTTCGAGGGGCAGATCGGGCAGATCGCCTACTCGGCCTCCAAGGGCGGGGTCGCCGGAATGACGGTCCCCGCGGCCCGCGACCTCGCCCAGCAGGGCATCCGCGTCAACACCATCGCGCCCGGCATCGTCGACACCCCCATGCTCGCGGGCGTCGCCGAGGAGTTCCGGGCCGGGCTCGCCGAGGGCGTCCCCTTCCCCAAACGCCTCGCCCGGCCCGACGAGTACGCCCAGCTCGCGGGCATGATCGTCGAGCACGACTACCTCAACGGCGAGACCATCCGCCTCGACGGCGCGCTTCGCATGGCGCCGCGGTAG
- a CDS encoding superoxide dismutase, protein MAEYTLPELPYDYSALEPHISGEIMQIHHDKHHAAYVTGANAALKGMAEAREDGSIGAKAGLLSRNLAFHLGGHTNHSIFWNNMSPNGGDKPEGELAAAIDEQFGSFDKFQTHFTAVANSIQGSGWAVLAYDQIGGNLVLEQLEDQNNNISAGIIPIVMLDMWEHAFYLQYKNVKGDYVKAWWNVVNWADAAGRFDRARTQTKGLIVPA, encoded by the coding sequence GTGGCTGAGTACACCCTTCCGGAACTCCCGTACGACTACAGCGCGCTGGAGCCGCACATCTCCGGTGAGATCATGCAGATCCACCACGACAAGCACCACGCCGCCTACGTCACCGGCGCCAACGCCGCGCTGAAGGGGATGGCGGAGGCCCGCGAGGACGGCAGCATCGGCGCCAAGGCCGGCCTGCTCTCGCGCAACCTCGCCTTCCACCTCGGCGGCCACACCAACCACTCGATCTTCTGGAACAACATGTCCCCGAACGGCGGCGACAAGCCCGAGGGCGAGCTGGCCGCCGCGATCGACGAGCAGTTCGGGTCGTTCGACAAGTTCCAGACGCACTTCACCGCCGTGGCCAACAGCATCCAGGGCTCCGGCTGGGCCGTGCTGGCCTACGACCAGATCGGCGGCAACCTGGTCCTGGAGCAGCTCGAGGACCAGAACAACAACATCAGCGCCGGCATCATCCCCATCGTCATGCTCGACATGTGGGAGCACGCGTTCTACCTGCAGTACAAGAACGTCAAGGGCGACTACGTCAAGGCATGGTGGAACGTCGTGAACTGGGCCGACGCCGCCGGCCGCTTCGACCGCGCCCGCACCCAGACCAAGGGCCTGATCGTCCCGGCCTGA
- the msrA gene encoding peptide-methionine (S)-S-oxide reductase MsrA, translating into MAMFDQLSRMMSSRSAMVDEAAALPGRAEPMPVPERHVVTGAPMLPPYPEGMDTAVFGLGCFWGVEREFWQTEGVHVTASGYAGGFTPNPTYEEVCSGRTGHAEAVQVVFDPHVVTYRDLLRMFWENHDPTQGMRQGNDVGTQYRSIILTIGDEQAAAAAETGAAFEKSLAEAGYGAVTTEVAPLETTRAGHFYFAEPVHQQYLAKNPNGYCPVHSTGVRCSP; encoded by the coding sequence ATGGCGATGTTCGATCAGCTCTCCCGGATGATGTCCAGCAGGTCGGCGATGGTCGATGAGGCCGCGGCGCTGCCCGGCCGCGCCGAGCCGATGCCGGTGCCGGAGCGGCACGTCGTGACCGGGGCCCCGATGCTCCCGCCCTACCCGGAGGGCATGGACACCGCCGTCTTCGGCCTGGGCTGCTTCTGGGGCGTCGAGCGCGAGTTCTGGCAGACCGAGGGCGTCCATGTGACGGCCTCCGGGTATGCGGGCGGCTTCACGCCCAACCCCACCTACGAGGAGGTGTGCTCGGGCCGCACCGGGCATGCCGAGGCGGTGCAGGTGGTGTTCGATCCGCACGTCGTCACGTACCGCGATCTGCTCCGGATGTTCTGGGAGAACCACGATCCCACGCAGGGCATGCGCCAGGGCAACGACGTCGGCACGCAGTACCGCTCGATCATCCTGACCATCGGCGACGAGCAGGCCGCCGCCGCGGCGGAGACCGGCGCGGCGTTCGAGAAGTCGCTTGCCGAGGCCGGCTACGGGGCCGTGACCACGGAGGTCGCCCCGCTCGAGACCACCCGAGCCGGGCACTTCTACTTCGCCGAACCCGTGCACCAGCAGTACCTGGCGAAGAACCCGAACGGCTACTGCCCCGTCCACTCCACCGGGGTGCGCTGCTCGCCGTGA
- a CDS encoding SRPBCC family protein — MGRISIKAVAAAPLAVGFAFVDDYRTVPQWMFGVTGFTPVGEQERGLGAEYAVTMVLGPKTLRSKVRVTEWEQDELITLESYEGVRNTSSWRFTRVDDEHAELSVEFTYDFGGGLAGKALGRIVEPFVQAAVAQTEKDLRRLVEQRYFAVQED; from the coding sequence GTGGGACGGATCAGCATCAAGGCAGTGGCGGCGGCGCCGTTGGCGGTGGGTTTCGCCTTCGTCGACGACTACCGCACGGTCCCGCAGTGGATGTTCGGTGTCACCGGGTTCACGCCGGTCGGGGAGCAGGAGCGTGGACTCGGCGCCGAATACGCGGTGACCATGGTCCTGGGGCCCAAGACGCTGCGCTCCAAGGTGCGGGTCACCGAGTGGGAGCAGGACGAGCTGATCACGCTCGAGTCGTACGAGGGGGTCCGCAACACGTCGTCGTGGCGCTTCACCCGCGTCGACGACGAACACGCGGAGCTGTCGGTGGAGTTCACCTACGACTTCGGCGGCGGCCTGGCGGGCAAGGCGCTCGGCAGGATCGTCGAGCCGTTCGTGCAGGCGGCCGTGGCGCAAACGGAGAAAGACCTGCGCCGCCTCGTCGAGCAGCGCTATTTTGCTGTGCAGGAGGACTGA
- a CDS encoding glycoside hydrolase family 3 N-terminal domain-containing protein, with protein MRRASWKTGSVRARSRLWRATATLISTAALVGAGLTGGVASAAPAPPAGSAASAAAIPAQFARVLAGQHVIYSYPGPTPPPELFEAVRAGEAAGVIFFSENIVSLEQIRDVAQALQDAAMASPVPMPLLLLTDQEGGEVRRLRLPGADWPADSAAAVGASADPAAAGARTGHEAAAALHAAGLTGNLAPVLGVYRTPGDFLDRYERSYSSDPAVVGAAAGAFIAAQQADGIAAAAKHFPGLGAAPAGANTDEEPVTIPLDAGTLRSVDEAPYRAAIDAGVDMVMPSWAVYPALDPGTPAGLSSTILRGDLRGALGYQGVIVSDAIEAGALAAFGDSGDRSVAALAAGQDLALCSARDAGQGAQATGDLAAAITGGRLDLGDVLVSTERVLALRLSLR; from the coding sequence ATGCGCCGTGCATCCTGGAAGACCGGTTCGGTACGAGCGCGTTCCCGCCTGTGGCGTGCGACGGCGACGCTGATCTCGACGGCCGCGCTCGTCGGCGCGGGCCTGACGGGCGGTGTCGCGTCGGCGGCGCCCGCTCCTCCCGCCGGATCGGCCGCCTCCGCCGCGGCGATTCCCGCGCAGTTCGCGCGGGTCCTCGCGGGCCAGCACGTGATCTACTCCTACCCCGGGCCCACCCCGCCGCCGGAGCTCTTCGAAGCGGTGCGCGCGGGCGAGGCCGCGGGCGTCATCTTCTTCTCCGAGAACATCGTCTCGCTCGAGCAGATCCGCGACGTGGCGCAGGCCCTGCAGGACGCGGCGATGGCGAGCCCGGTACCCATGCCGCTGCTGCTGCTCACCGACCAGGAAGGCGGCGAGGTGCGTCGGCTGCGGCTCCCCGGGGCGGACTGGCCGGCGGACTCCGCCGCGGCGGTCGGGGCGTCGGCCGATCCGGCGGCGGCCGGCGCGCGCACCGGCCACGAGGCCGCGGCCGCCCTGCACGCCGCGGGGCTGACCGGCAACCTGGCCCCGGTGCTCGGTGTGTACCGCACGCCCGGAGACTTCCTCGACCGGTACGAACGGTCCTACAGTTCCGACCCCGCCGTCGTGGGCGCCGCGGCCGGGGCGTTCATCGCGGCGCAGCAGGCGGACGGTATCGCCGCCGCCGCCAAACACTTTCCGGGGCTCGGGGCGGCGCCCGCAGGGGCGAACACCGACGAGGAGCCGGTGACGATCCCTCTCGACGCCGGAACGCTGCGCAGTGTCGACGAGGCTCCGTACCGGGCGGCGATCGATGCGGGCGTCGACATGGTCATGCCGTCCTGGGCCGTCTACCCGGCGCTCGATCCCGGAACACCCGCCGGTCTGTCGTCGACGATCCTGCGCGGCGACCTGCGCGGGGCCCTGGGTTACCAGGGCGTGATCGTCAGCGACGCCATCGAAGCCGGCGCGCTGGCGGCCTTCGGCGACTCCGGCGACCGCAGCGTGGCCGCACTGGCCGCGGGCCAGGACCTGGCGCTGTGCTCGGCGCGCGACGCAGGTCAGGGCGCGCAGGCCACCGGCGACCTCGCCGCAGCGATCACCGGCGGGCGGCTGGACCTGGGCGACGTGCTGGTCTCGACGGAACGCGTGCTGGCCTTGCGCCTGTCCCTCCGCTGA
- a CDS encoding LLM class F420-dependent oxidoreductase, with amino-acid sequence MELRVFTEPQQGATYDDLLAVARTAEDLGYGAFFRSDHYLAMSGDGRPGPTDAWITLAGLARETSRIRLGTLVTSATFRYPGPLAISVAQVDAMSAGRLELGLGAGWFAEEHAAYGIPFPPLGERFDRLEESLAVITGLWDTPEGQTLTLPGRHYPITDSPALPKPAQRPHPPIIMGGMGRKRTPALTARYADEFNIPFVDTETTAAAFARVRAACTAIGRDPAGITFSNAMVLCCGRDEAQIARRADAIGRDVDELRENGLAGTPDELVDKIGRYAELGTTRMYLQTLDLTDLDHLELVADKVMPQLS; translated from the coding sequence ATGGAACTCCGCGTCTTCACAGAGCCCCAGCAGGGCGCCACCTACGATGATCTGCTCGCCGTCGCCCGCACCGCCGAGGACCTCGGGTACGGCGCCTTCTTCCGCTCCGATCACTACCTGGCGATGAGCGGCGACGGCCGGCCCGGGCCCACCGACGCGTGGATCACGCTGGCCGGACTGGCGCGCGAGACCTCGCGCATCCGGCTGGGCACGCTCGTCACCTCGGCGACCTTCCGGTACCCGGGTCCGCTGGCGATCTCCGTCGCCCAGGTCGACGCGATGAGCGCCGGACGCCTGGAGCTGGGCCTGGGCGCGGGCTGGTTCGCCGAGGAACACGCCGCGTACGGCATCCCGTTCCCGCCGCTGGGCGAGCGGTTCGACCGGCTCGAGGAGTCGCTCGCCGTGATCACCGGGCTGTGGGACACCCCCGAGGGGCAGACGCTGACGCTGCCCGGGCGCCACTACCCCATCACCGATTCACCCGCGCTGCCCAAGCCCGCGCAGCGCCCGCACCCGCCGATCATCATGGGCGGCATGGGCCGGAAGCGCACGCCGGCCCTCACCGCCCGCTACGCCGACGAGTTCAACATCCCCTTCGTCGACACCGAGACGACGGCCGCGGCGTTCGCCCGGGTCCGTGCGGCGTGCACGGCCATCGGGCGCGACCCCGCCGGGATCACCTTCTCCAACGCCATGGTGCTGTGCTGCGGGCGCGACGAGGCGCAGATCGCCCGCCGCGCCGACGCCATCGGCCGCGACGTGGACGAGCTGCGGGAGAACGGCCTGGCCGGCACGCCGGACGAACTGGTCGACAAGATCGGCCGGTACGCCGAACTGGGAACCACGCGCATGTACCTGCAGACCCTCGACCTGACCGACCTCGACCACCTCGAGCTGGTGGCGGACAAGGTGATGCCGCAACTGAGCTGA
- a CDS encoding antibiotic biosynthesis monooxygenase family protein — protein MIYEHAILDVGESGDGFEAAFAKAKELIARTDGFRRITMSRCHETPGRYLMLVEWDSVAAHLENFRGSADFEQWRALMNPFYTAPPTVEHFTPIDGAAAPGPVVGSPDA, from the coding sequence GTGATCTATGAGCATGCGATTCTGGACGTCGGGGAGTCGGGGGACGGGTTCGAGGCGGCCTTCGCGAAGGCGAAGGAGCTGATCGCGCGGACGGACGGGTTCCGGCGCATCACGATGTCGCGGTGCCACGAGACCCCGGGCCGCTACCTGATGCTGGTCGAGTGGGACAGCGTGGCCGCGCACCTGGAGAACTTCCGCGGTTCGGCCGATTTCGAGCAGTGGCGCGCGCTGATGAACCCCTTCTACACCGCGCCGCCGACGGTCGAGCACTTCACGCCCATCGACGGAGCCGCCGCGCCCGGGCCGGTTGTCGGCTCCCCGGACGCGTGA
- a CDS encoding rhodanese-like domain-containing protein, giving the protein MTDPFEAISAAELPERFDDATVLLDVRERDEWDQGHVAGAVHMPLGEVSERLDEVDPDAEVYVVCRQGGRAVRVCQFLNQYGRDVVFVRDGMVGWQQSGRPTVAADGSEGSVY; this is encoded by the coding sequence GTGACAGACCCTTTCGAAGCCATCTCCGCTGCCGAGCTTCCGGAGCGGTTCGACGACGCCACCGTGCTGTTGGACGTGCGTGAACGGGACGAGTGGGACCAGGGCCACGTCGCGGGCGCCGTGCACATGCCGCTGGGCGAGGTGTCCGAGCGGCTCGACGAGGTGGACCCGGACGCCGAGGTGTACGTGGTGTGCAGGCAGGGCGGGCGCGCGGTGCGGGTGTGCCAGTTCCTCAATCAGTACGGGCGCGACGTGGTCTTCGTGCGCGACGGCATGGTGGGCTGGCAGCAGTCGGGCCGGCCGACGGTGGCCGCGGACGGCAGTGAGGGCAGTGTCTATTGA
- a CDS encoding DUF4328 domain-containing protein: protein MPVLCQQCTRCGTFWPVAVGPAGPVPARWCPHCQGDLSRPFTPRQQQARPGQQPPREQARQQQARPGQTLQQPPPQQPPQQPVPRPVVSGTAAARMQGAHRPPGVPQQRQARAALPRGYRWVARPPTSDRGAPPRVQGSAAAEPGPTPFYRETPRWGLHPAPDPAEPAPDRKRRSAAASARSTLTATLVLFVLAAVAEAFRYGLMLRNRSHLVHQMTVAISDATALVLGYAAMVFVVASAVTCTRWLIRARAQAFAAEGTTEPRRARRMAAGMLVPVVNLVYPGVFLTELAMARRRAGIADDEARTDRGPGLGGPRSGGPAAVRAVRGAWSTVRAHYRGLRDGASLLTLVRFWWALWVLCNITAVAVAMQRWDPSVQARADNVVYTLYADLLAISAVVVTRIVLDRVEGRADAHNAGPARWVMDTSAFRAEPAAPAGDDADVEPAGDDADAQHTDAQHTDAQHTDAEPAGAGAPR from the coding sequence ATGCCGGTGTTGTGTCAGCAGTGCACGCGCTGCGGGACGTTCTGGCCCGTCGCGGTGGGCCCCGCCGGGCCGGTGCCCGCGCGCTGGTGCCCGCACTGCCAGGGCGACCTGTCGCGGCCGTTCACGCCCCGGCAGCAGCAGGCCCGGCCTGGCCAGCAGCCGCCCCGGGAGCAGGCTCGGCAACAACAGGCTCGGCCGGGGCAGACCCTGCAACAGCCGCCCCCGCAGCAGCCACCGCAGCAACCCGTGCCGCGCCCCGTGGTCTCCGGCACCGCCGCCGCGCGCATGCAGGGCGCGCACCGGCCGCCGGGCGTTCCGCAGCAGCGGCAGGCGCGTGCGGCGCTGCCGCGCGGGTACCGCTGGGTGGCGCGGCCGCCGACGTCTGATCGAGGAGCGCCGCCTCGCGTGCAGGGATCGGCCGCCGCGGAGCCGGGGCCCACGCCGTTCTACCGCGAGACCCCCCGGTGGGGCCTGCATCCGGCGCCTGATCCGGCGGAGCCGGCCCCTGATCGGAAGCGGCGCTCGGCGGCTGCGAGCGCGCGCTCGACGCTCACCGCCACCCTGGTGCTGTTCGTGCTGGCCGCGGTGGCGGAGGCGTTCCGATACGGGCTCATGCTGCGCAACCGCAGCCACCTGGTGCACCAGATGACCGTGGCGATCTCCGATGCGACGGCCCTGGTGCTCGGCTACGCGGCGATGGTGTTCGTCGTCGCATCGGCCGTCACGTGCACCCGGTGGCTGATCCGTGCGCGCGCCCAGGCGTTCGCGGCGGAGGGGACCACCGAACCGCGGCGCGCCCGGCGGATGGCGGCGGGAATGCTCGTCCCGGTCGTCAACCTGGTGTATCCGGGCGTGTTCCTCACCGAGCTGGCGATGGCCCGTCGCCGCGCGGGGATCGCGGACGACGAGGCGCGCACCGACCGCGGTCCGGGCCTCGGAGGGCCCCGCAGCGGCGGGCCGGCGGCGGTCCGGGCCGTACGCGGAGCGTGGTCGACGGTGCGCGCGCACTACCGGGGGCTGCGCGACGGGGCGTCGTTGCTGACGCTGGTGCGTTTCTGGTGGGCGCTGTGGGTGCTGTGCAACATCACTGCGGTCGCGGTGGCGATGCAGCGGTGGGATCCGTCGGTGCAGGCGCGTGCCGACAACGTCGTCTACACCCTCTACGCGGACCTCCTCGCGATCTCCGCCGTCGTCGTCACGCGCATCGTCCTCGACAGGGTGGAGGGCCGCGCGGACGCGCACAACGCGGGGCCGGCGCGGTGGGTGATGGACACGTCGGCCTTCCGCGCGGAGCCCGCAGCCCCCGCTGGCGACGACGCCGACGTCGAACCCGCTGGCGACGACGCCGATGCTCAGCACACCGATGCTCAGCACACCGATGCTCAGCACACCGATGCGGAGCCCGCCGGGGCGGGGGCGCCGCGATGA
- a CDS encoding glycerophosphodiester phosphodiesterase family protein — MTGRLDGAGGDGAGGPGSGGLPRVVAHRGSSALRAEHTLSAYRLALDQGADGLECDVRLTFDGHLVCIHDRTVDRTSDGTGVVSEMTMREFDELDFAQGIGDPARVLELSTLIELTLDHDRPVKLFIETKHPVRFGGLVEERVLQMLGRYGLASPPSATHARAVVMSFSPTAVWRVRRAAPLLPTVLLGDAAGYLGGSASTTVGATAVGPSIRRLRANPEIVDRAAAAGRATYCWTVDEPDDVALCRELGVGWIATNTPGRTRRLLES, encoded by the coding sequence ATGACCGGCAGGCTCGACGGGGCCGGAGGCGACGGCGCGGGCGGCCCGGGATCCGGCGGCCTTCCCCGCGTGGTGGCCCACCGCGGCTCGTCGGCGCTGCGGGCCGAGCACACGCTGTCCGCCTACCGACTGGCGCTGGACCAGGGCGCGGACGGCCTGGAATGCGACGTGCGGCTGACCTTCGACGGTCATCTGGTGTGCATCCACGACCGCACGGTGGACCGCACTTCGGACGGCACCGGCGTGGTCAGCGAGATGACGATGCGCGAGTTCGACGAGCTCGACTTCGCGCAGGGGATCGGTGACCCGGCGCGGGTGCTGGAGCTGTCCACGCTGATCGAGCTGACCCTGGACCACGATCGGCCGGTGAAGCTGTTCATCGAGACCAAGCATCCCGTGCGCTTCGGCGGTCTCGTCGAGGAGCGCGTGCTGCAGATGCTGGGCCGCTACGGGCTGGCGTCGCCGCCGTCGGCGACGCACGCGAGGGCCGTCGTCATGTCGTTCTCGCCGACGGCGGTGTGGCGGGTACGCCGGGCAGCACCGTTGCTGCCGACGGTGCTGTTGGGCGACGCCGCCGGGTATCTCGGCGGCTCGGCGTCGACCACGGTGGGCGCCACCGCCGTCGGTCCGTCGATCCGGCGGCTGCGCGCCAACCCGGAGATCGTCGACAGGGCTGCGGCGGCGGGCCGGGCCACCTACTGCTGGACCGTCGACGAGCCGGACGACGTGGCGCTGTGCCGCGAGCTGGGTGTCGGCTGGATCGCCACCAACACGCCCGGCCGCACCCGCCGCCTGCTGGAGTCCTGA